Proteins from a genomic interval of Rhodothermus marinus:
- a CDS encoding DoxX family membrane protein, whose product MKFSTLKIGRILYGLTFIIFGLNHFINASMLSGIVPIPGGVFWVYLTGLAMLAAAIAILTGKQARLACQLLGILLFIFALTIHLPAMINQGVMAGLTNFLKDTALGGAAWVIAETYAEQPKQAEAA is encoded by the coding sequence ATGAAATTCTCGACGCTCAAAATCGGCCGGATTCTCTACGGGCTCACGTTCATCATTTTCGGCCTGAATCATTTTATCAACGCCTCCATGTTGAGCGGCATCGTGCCGATTCCCGGCGGGGTATTCTGGGTGTACCTGACGGGGCTGGCCATGCTGGCGGCGGCCATCGCCATCCTGACGGGCAAGCAGGCGCGGCTGGCCTGCCAACTGCTCGGTATTCTGCTGTTCATCTTTGCGCTGACCATCCACCTGCCGGCCATGATCAACCAGGGCGTCATGGCCGGGCTGACGAACTTCCTGAAAGACACGGCGCTGGGCGGCGCCGCCTGGGTCATCGCCGAAACCTATGCCGAACAACCCAAGCAGGCGGAAGCGGCCTGA
- a CDS encoding cupin domain-containing protein: MDDVQVSTWKALPVAEPAPGMTRRLMSGAQAMLAWFEFEPGARVPWHRHENEQFTYVLQGRLRLRIGEAPAREIVLTAGDVVCIPANVPHEAEALEATISLDVFSPPRQDWLP; this comes from the coding sequence ATGGACGACGTTCAGGTAAGCACCTGGAAGGCGTTGCCGGTTGCCGAGCCGGCGCCCGGCATGACGCGTCGGCTGATGAGCGGCGCGCAGGCGATGCTGGCCTGGTTCGAGTTCGAGCCGGGCGCCCGCGTGCCCTGGCACCGGCATGAGAATGAGCAGTTCACCTATGTGCTGCAGGGCCGCCTGCGGCTCCGGATCGGTGAAGCGCCTGCGCGCGAGATAGTGCTGACCGCGGGCGACGTGGTCTGCATTCCCGCCAACGTTCCGCACGAAGCCGAAGCGCTCGAAGCGACCATCTCGCTCGACGTTTTCAGTCCACCACGGCAGGACTGGTTGCCATAA
- the uvrA gene encoding excinuclease ABC subunit UvrA, whose translation MESVTPVAALAVSDELRRKARTHIVLRGVRQHNLKNIDLDLPKRKLIVITGPSGSGKSSLAFDTIYAEGQRRYVESLSAYARQFLERMDRPDADLITGLAPAIAIEQKSGSRNPRSTVATQTEIYDYLRLLYARIGRTYSPISGEEVRRDSPTTVAQALHERLPDGTRCYLCFFCPSHKKRTLQDELAALRQRGFSRLVVLPTEKQAANGAAPEVLDLSERDPASVRVARDRLLVLVDRLVVRPGDEANRSRIADSVEQAFREGGGRCVVVRVPRRDERFDPKADLLFFSEHFERDGMVFEEPTPLLFSFNSPVGACPTCQGFGRVPGLDPDLIIPNPDLSIRQGAIAPFRTEKWSQHYRQLLRLALEERIDIDKPYRLLSEREKRLIWEGKGDYIGIYGFFRFLEKHSYKPHYRIFHARFRGYTRCPDCDGYRLRKEALYVKVGGLHIGEVCELTIRAAREFFDTLELTPYEQQVAGELLEEIRRRLRYLDEVGLDYLTLDRLSHTLSGGEAQRIHLATSLGSALVGALYVLDEPSIGLHPRDTDRLIRILERLRDLGNTVIVVEHDAETIRRADHIVDLGPGSGQHGGEVVFQGTYEELLRDERSLTGAYLSGRRRIEVPRRRRPINEEDMIVVENARQHNLKWLTVRFPLGVLVCVTGVSGSGKSTLVHDTLYLGLARLKGTYDGEAKVGAHDAIHGHHLIDRVEMVDQSPIGRSPRSNPATYTKVFDPIRELLAATPQARVRGLKPGYFSFNVPGGRCEVCQGEGFVRVEMQFLADLYLECEACHGTRYKQDVLEIRYRGKNVHEILNMTVDEALEFFADVPAIVDRLRVLQEIGLGYLKLGQPSTTLSGGEAQRIKLAAHLNSNNRERVLYILDEPTTGLHFDDVRKLIDALNRLVDAGHSVIVVEHNLDVIKCADWVIDLGPEGGHRGGFIVAEGTPEEIAAHPESHTGRFLREVL comes from the coding sequence ATGGAGTCCGTTACCCCGGTAGCCGCACTGGCCGTATCCGACGAATTGCGCCGGAAGGCGCGCACGCACATCGTGCTGCGCGGCGTGCGCCAGCACAACCTGAAAAACATCGACCTGGACCTGCCCAAGCGAAAGCTGATCGTCATCACGGGGCCAAGTGGATCGGGCAAGTCGAGCCTGGCCTTCGACACGATCTATGCCGAAGGCCAGCGGCGCTACGTGGAGAGTCTTTCGGCCTACGCCCGCCAGTTTCTGGAGCGCATGGACCGGCCCGATGCCGATCTGATCACGGGGCTGGCGCCCGCCATCGCCATCGAGCAGAAGTCTGGCTCCCGCAACCCGCGTTCGACGGTCGCCACCCAGACCGAGATCTACGACTACCTGCGGCTGCTCTATGCCCGCATCGGTCGCACCTACTCGCCCATCAGCGGCGAAGAGGTGCGGCGCGACTCGCCCACCACCGTGGCCCAGGCGCTGCACGAACGCCTGCCGGACGGCACGCGCTGCTACCTGTGCTTTTTCTGCCCTTCCCACAAAAAGCGCACGCTGCAGGACGAACTGGCCGCGCTGCGCCAGCGCGGTTTTTCGCGATTGGTGGTGCTCCCCACCGAAAAACAGGCCGCCAACGGGGCTGCTCCCGAGGTGCTGGACCTGAGCGAGCGCGATCCGGCTTCGGTCCGGGTGGCCCGCGACCGACTGCTGGTGCTGGTCGATCGCCTGGTGGTGCGTCCGGGCGACGAGGCCAACCGTTCCCGCATCGCCGATTCGGTGGAGCAGGCTTTCCGGGAAGGGGGCGGTCGCTGCGTGGTCGTGCGCGTGCCACGCCGCGACGAACGCTTCGACCCGAAGGCCGACCTGCTCTTCTTCAGCGAGCACTTCGAGCGCGACGGGATGGTCTTCGAGGAGCCCACGCCGCTGCTGTTCTCGTTCAACAGCCCGGTCGGCGCCTGCCCCACCTGCCAGGGCTTCGGTCGCGTGCCCGGCCTCGACCCGGACCTGATCATCCCGAACCCGGACCTGTCGATCCGCCAGGGTGCCATCGCGCCGTTCCGCACCGAGAAGTGGAGCCAGCACTACCGCCAGCTCCTGCGGCTCGCCCTCGAAGAGCGCATCGACATCGACAAACCCTATCGCCTGCTTTCCGAACGCGAAAAGCGCCTGATCTGGGAAGGTAAGGGCGACTATATCGGCATCTACGGCTTCTTCCGCTTTCTGGAAAAGCATAGCTACAAGCCCCACTACCGGATCTTCCACGCCCGCTTCCGCGGCTACACGCGGTGCCCGGATTGCGACGGCTACCGGCTCCGCAAAGAGGCGCTTTACGTGAAGGTGGGCGGCCTGCATATCGGCGAAGTGTGCGAACTGACCATTCGGGCCGCCCGTGAGTTTTTCGACACGCTGGAACTCACTCCTTACGAGCAGCAGGTGGCGGGCGAACTGCTGGAGGAAATCCGGCGCCGGCTGCGCTACCTGGACGAAGTCGGACTCGACTACCTGACGCTCGACCGGCTCAGCCACACGCTCTCGGGCGGCGAGGCGCAACGCATCCATCTGGCCACGTCGCTGGGCTCGGCGCTGGTGGGCGCGCTCTATGTGCTCGACGAGCCGTCGATCGGCCTGCATCCGCGCGACACGGACCGGCTGATCCGCATTCTGGAGCGGCTGCGCGATCTGGGCAACACGGTGATCGTCGTCGAGCACGACGCCGAGACGATCCGCCGCGCCGACCACATCGTGGACCTCGGACCGGGTAGCGGCCAGCATGGCGGCGAGGTCGTCTTCCAGGGCACCTACGAAGAACTGCTCCGGGACGAGCGCTCGCTGACGGGCGCCTACCTGAGCGGCCGCCGACGGATCGAGGTGCCCCGCCGTCGCCGCCCCATCAACGAAGAAGACATGATCGTGGTGGAAAACGCCCGCCAGCACAACCTGAAGTGGCTGACCGTGCGCTTCCCGCTGGGTGTGCTGGTGTGCGTGACGGGCGTTTCCGGCTCGGGCAAGTCGACGCTCGTGCACGACACGCTGTACCTGGGGCTGGCCCGCCTCAAGGGCACCTACGACGGCGAGGCGAAGGTCGGCGCGCACGATGCCATTCATGGCCACCACCTGATCGATCGCGTGGAAATGGTCGATCAGAGTCCGATCGGCCGCTCGCCGCGCTCTAACCCTGCCACTTACACGAAGGTCTTCGACCCGATCCGGGAGCTGCTGGCCGCGACGCCCCAGGCCCGCGTGCGCGGTCTCAAGCCTGGCTACTTCTCGTTCAACGTGCCCGGCGGCCGCTGCGAGGTCTGCCAGGGCGAGGGGTTCGTGCGCGTGGAGATGCAGTTTCTGGCCGATCTGTACCTGGAGTGCGAGGCCTGCCACGGCACGCGCTACAAGCAGGACGTGCTGGAGATCCGCTACCGCGGCAAGAACGTGCACGAGATCCTGAACATGACGGTGGACGAGGCGCTGGAATTCTTCGCGGACGTGCCCGCCATCGTCGACCGGCTGCGCGTGCTGCAGGAGATCGGCCTCGGCTACCTGAAGCTGGGCCAGCCATCCACCACGCTCTCAGGCGGCGAGGCGCAGCGCATCAAGCTGGCGGCCCACCTGAACAGCAACAACCGCGAGCGCGTGCTCTACATTCTGGACGAGCCCACCACCGGACTGCACTTCGACGACGTGCGCAAACTCATCGACGCGCTCAACCGACTGGTCGATGCCGGCCACTCGGTGATCGTCGTCGAGCACAACCTGGACGTGATCAAGTGCGCCGACTGGGTGATCGACCTGGGCCCCGAGGGCGGCCACCGCGGCGGCTTCATCGTGGCCGAGGGCACGCCCGAAGAGATCGCCGCCCACCCGGAAAGCCACACGGGCCGCTTCCTGCGCGAAGTGCTCTGA
- the mntA gene encoding type VII toxin-antitoxin system MntA family adenylyltransferase antitoxin, whose translation MVGTDALTLEQLRTRLQQIGPCFPALQAVYLFGSVAEGRARPDSDIDLALVGPAGALRAQYLALLQALVEAGLERADPVLLEEADMVLTLEALRPNCLLYARPDFDAGSYFSRTIRRCWDELKYLKPFRRNLQQYFLRSGSDGTP comes from the coding sequence ATGGTCGGTACCGACGCCCTGACGCTCGAGCAGCTCCGCACCCGCCTGCAACAGATCGGCCCGTGTTTTCCGGCACTTCAGGCCGTTTATCTGTTCGGGTCCGTCGCCGAAGGGCGGGCACGGCCCGACAGCGACATCGACCTGGCGCTGGTCGGACCGGCCGGGGCGCTTCGCGCGCAGTACCTTGCGCTGCTGCAAGCCCTGGTGGAAGCCGGTCTGGAACGCGCCGATCCGGTGTTGCTCGAAGAAGCCGACATGGTGCTGACGCTCGAAGCCCTGCGGCCCAACTGTCTGCTCTACGCCCGTCCGGACTTCGACGCCGGGAGCTATTTTTCCCGCACAATCCGCCGCTGCTGGGACGAATTGAAGTATTTGAAGCCGTTTCGCCGCAATTTACAGCAATATTTTCTGAGATCCGGGTCGGATGGTACGCCCTGA
- a CDS encoding thioredoxin family protein, with amino-acid sequence MNWLEDLDAALAEARRTRRPVWLMFVREGCAGCARMEAVTYRDPRVQVELREAFVLLRQDIRRDRIVRARYAAVWTPSFYVLDARGMAHHVELGYLPPDDLRLVLRLGRAKELVPRGQYTEAIALLEEALALFPDHPMAAQVMLWWAMARYLKSGGDSRQFREDMIELLRRYPDSPEARRWPWSEPPPIA; translated from the coding sequence ATGAACTGGCTGGAAGATCTGGACGCGGCACTGGCCGAAGCGCGACGGACGCGCCGCCCCGTGTGGCTGATGTTCGTGCGCGAAGGGTGCGCCGGATGTGCCCGAATGGAAGCGGTCACCTATCGCGATCCACGGGTGCAGGTTGAGTTGCGCGAGGCTTTTGTACTGCTTCGTCAGGATATCCGGCGCGACCGGATCGTGCGTGCCCGCTACGCGGCGGTATGGACGCCCTCGTTCTACGTGCTTGATGCGCGCGGCATGGCGCATCACGTCGAGCTGGGCTACCTACCGCCCGACGATCTGCGCCTGGTGCTCCGACTGGGACGCGCCAAGGAACTGGTGCCGCGCGGGCAGTACACCGAGGCCATTGCCCTGCTGGAAGAAGCGCTGGCGCTGTTTCCAGATCATCCAATGGCGGCACAGGTCATGCTCTGGTGGGCCATGGCCCGTTACCTGAAGTCCGGGGGCGACAGCCGTCAGTTTCGGGAAGACATGATCGAGCTGCTTCGCCGCTACCCGGACAGCCCCGAAGCGCGCCGTTGGCCCTGGAGCGAACCGCCGCCGATCGCGTAA
- the msrA gene encoding peptide-methionine (S)-S-oxide reductase MsrA, which yields MAPFREKATLGGGCFWCLEAAFLELRGVTDVVPGYAGGHVPDPTYEQVCTGTTGHAEAVQITFDPSVISYRDLLEVFFAIHDPTTPDRQGNDVGPQYRSIILYHDEQQQRTAEAVIRELEASGVYDAPIVTEVVPLKAFYPAEPYHHRYYQRHPWQPYCRVVIAPKLAKLRQQFTDRLRIPTPTS from the coding sequence ATGGCTCCTTTTCGGGAAAAGGCAACCCTCGGCGGCGGCTGCTTCTGGTGCCTGGAGGCGGCTTTCCTCGAGCTGCGCGGCGTGACCGACGTCGTGCCCGGATATGCCGGCGGGCATGTGCCCGATCCTACCTACGAGCAGGTTTGCACGGGCACGACCGGCCATGCCGAGGCGGTGCAGATCACCTTTGACCCCTCCGTCATTTCGTATCGGGATCTGCTCGAGGTCTTCTTTGCCATTCACGATCCCACCACGCCTGACCGCCAGGGCAACGACGTGGGGCCGCAGTACCGCTCGATCATCCTGTATCACGACGAGCAGCAGCAACGGACGGCCGAAGCCGTCATCCGCGAGCTGGAGGCGTCCGGCGTGTACGATGCGCCCATCGTGACGGAAGTGGTGCCTTTGAAAGCTTTCTACCCGGCCGAACCCTACCATCACCGCTACTACCAGCGCCATCCCTGGCAGCCCTACTGCCGGGTGGTCATCGCCCCCAAGCTGGCCAAACTCCGCCAGCAGTTTACCGATCGGCTGCGCATCCCCACGCCAACTTCGTAA
- a CDS encoding MarR family winged helix-turn-helix transcriptional regulator, which produces MLKKALQELLDIFNQYLSPLGVEPRHLGVLWLLRARGPMRQVALSEAMRLDRTTIMRLVDDLEQRGLVRRAPDPEDRRAHAVTITSEGLRLLQQARPLLEAAENHFLRRLSPEERVTLRALLERLV; this is translated from the coding sequence ATGCTTAAAAAAGCCCTGCAGGAGCTTCTGGATATCTTCAATCAGTATCTGTCACCTCTTGGGGTTGAACCCCGGCATCTGGGAGTACTCTGGTTGTTGCGCGCGCGAGGCCCCATGCGGCAGGTGGCGCTGAGCGAAGCCATGCGTCTGGATCGCACCACCATCATGCGTTTGGTAGATGATCTGGAACAACGCGGCCTGGTGCGACGCGCCCCGGATCCTGAAGATCGCCGCGCGCATGCCGTGACGATCACGTCCGAGGGACTCCGCCTCCTTCAGCAGGCCCGTCCGCTTCTTGAAGCCGCCGAAAACCACTTCCTGCGTCGTCTTTCGCCGGAAGAACGCGTAACCCTTCGCGCACTGCTGGAACGGCTGGTCTGA
- a CDS encoding HlyD family secretion protein, with amino-acid sequence MMETLQEVDVRPNAQAARPRRLQLRLVLLSLTGLLILGVLLFWGIRWYQYNRSHVSTDNAQIEGHLVRVAPRVGGYVQAVLVEDDQPVTAGQLLVVIDSTDYVLQVRQAEAALAVARAGLESARTALAVARAQRDQAAVALHLAEQEAARVRRLQADGAVTQQQVDRTLAALEEARARYQLAEAQLHNAQAQIAQAEAHVHQMEAALAQAQQQLSYTQVRAPISGQVAKKSVEPGQFVQPGQPLMTVVGDAEVWVVANLKETDLAEVRPGQPVDIEVDAYPDHPFRGVVASIAGAAGVKFALIPPDNAVGNFVKVTQKVPVKIRFETPLDPAYPLRPGMNVVVHIQTR; translated from the coding sequence ATGATGGAGACACTTCAGGAGGTGGATGTGCGCCCCAATGCGCAGGCAGCCCGGCCTCGTCGCTTGCAGCTTCGGCTTGTGTTGCTAAGCCTGACGGGCCTGCTGATACTGGGTGTGTTGCTCTTCTGGGGCATTCGCTGGTACCAGTACAACCGCAGTCATGTCAGCACAGATAATGCGCAGATCGAAGGACATCTGGTACGGGTTGCCCCGCGAGTGGGGGGATACGTGCAGGCGGTACTGGTCGAAGACGACCAGCCGGTAACAGCCGGTCAGTTGCTGGTCGTGATCGACTCGACCGACTACGTGCTGCAGGTCCGCCAGGCCGAAGCTGCACTGGCGGTCGCGCGCGCCGGCCTGGAAAGCGCACGGACGGCACTGGCGGTCGCCCGTGCGCAACGTGACCAGGCGGCGGTTGCGCTCCATCTGGCCGAGCAGGAAGCGGCGCGTGTCCGACGTTTGCAGGCCGATGGGGCTGTCACGCAGCAGCAGGTCGATCGCACGCTGGCCGCTTTAGAGGAAGCGCGGGCGCGCTACCAGTTGGCCGAAGCGCAGCTGCACAACGCGCAGGCACAGATTGCTCAGGCCGAAGCGCACGTCCATCAAATGGAAGCTGCACTGGCCCAGGCTCAACAACAACTCAGCTATACCCAGGTGCGAGCCCCTATCAGCGGCCAGGTCGCCAAAAAATCGGTAGAGCCCGGCCAGTTCGTGCAACCCGGCCAGCCGTTGATGACCGTGGTTGGTGATGCCGAAGTATGGGTAGTGGCCAATCTGAAAGAAACCGACCTGGCCGAGGTCCGGCCCGGTCAACCTGTCGATATTGAGGTCGATGCGTATCCGGACCATCCCTTCCGAGGGGTGGTCGCGTCGATTGCCGGGGCGGCCGGAGTCAAATTCGCCCTGATACCGCCAGACAACGCTGTGGGGAACTTTGTTAAAGTCACCCAGAAGGTGCCGGTTAAAATCCGATTTGAAACGCCGCTGGATCCGGCCTATCCGCTACGACCCGGGATGAATGTAGTAGTGCATATCCAAACCCGCTGA
- a CDS encoding DHA2 family efflux MFS transporter permease subunit, with amino-acid sequence MAAPLFRRIMITITVVSVALLQLIDTTIVNVAIPVIQGNLGATLSEATWIVAGYAVANAIVVPMTGWLSATLGRRNYYLGSIALFTLASALCGQASTIWELIFFRIIQGVGGGALLATSQAILVEAYPPEQLGLANALFGIGAVVGPTIGPLLGGWLTDNYSWPWIFYVNIPVGIVAILLTLLFIEDEQSPTRSRRVDWPGILLLTIGVGALQTLLERGQDEDWFESSLIVTLTVVAVLGLLLFVWWELHTDTPVVNLRVLRHRNTAIGTLFIFILGFGLYASVFIYPVFVQNLLGFSAYQTGLSLLPGGLTTMAVLPLTGLALRRGVSPKLLTLIGFVSFFVFAWELSNETLQSGPEDFFWPLIIRGFAMGFLFVPLTTVALSGLQGAEVAQATGLTNMLRQLGGSFGLAAISTFIERDLAFHRHELSMHLTPFSASTRQFLQTVQHGLVQQGMDLTTAQQSAYGLLNQTLIRQALVMTYNDAFFYAGLFFLLCIPLLLLLPRLRPSVSESHLILE; translated from the coding sequence ATGGCGGCTCCTTTGTTTCGACGCATTATGATCACCATCACGGTGGTCAGCGTGGCGCTCCTGCAATTGATCGATACCACCATTGTCAACGTAGCCATCCCGGTTATCCAGGGCAATCTGGGCGCCACGCTGAGCGAAGCCACCTGGATTGTTGCCGGGTACGCCGTTGCCAATGCAATCGTGGTGCCCATGACCGGCTGGCTCAGCGCCACCCTGGGCCGGCGCAATTACTACCTGGGGTCGATCGCGCTGTTTACGCTGGCCTCGGCCCTGTGCGGACAGGCCAGCACAATCTGGGAGTTGATCTTCTTTCGAATCATTCAGGGCGTTGGTGGCGGAGCCCTGCTGGCCACCTCGCAGGCGATTCTGGTCGAGGCCTATCCGCCGGAGCAGTTGGGATTGGCCAACGCTTTGTTTGGCATCGGCGCGGTTGTAGGTCCTACCATCGGGCCGTTGCTGGGCGGCTGGCTTACGGACAATTATTCCTGGCCCTGGATTTTTTATGTCAATATTCCGGTGGGGATCGTTGCCATCTTGTTAACGCTGCTCTTTATCGAAGATGAACAAAGCCCAACGCGTTCTCGTCGCGTCGACTGGCCCGGCATTTTGCTCCTTACCATCGGTGTGGGCGCGCTGCAGACGCTGCTCGAACGCGGCCAGGATGAAGACTGGTTTGAAAGCTCGCTGATCGTTACCCTGACCGTCGTTGCCGTCTTAGGCCTGCTGCTTTTTGTCTGGTGGGAATTGCATACCGACACGCCGGTCGTCAACCTGCGGGTTCTACGGCATCGCAATACGGCCATTGGTACGCTATTCATCTTCATCCTGGGCTTTGGACTCTACGCCTCGGTTTTCATCTACCCGGTCTTTGTGCAGAATTTGCTGGGTTTTTCGGCCTATCAAACCGGGCTTTCGCTGCTACCGGGCGGTCTGACCACGATGGCCGTGCTGCCTCTTACCGGGCTGGCGCTGCGACGCGGCGTCTCTCCCAAACTGCTGACGCTGATTGGCTTTGTCAGCTTTTTCGTGTTCGCATGGGAGCTATCGAACGAGACGCTCCAATCGGGCCCGGAAGATTTCTTCTGGCCGCTCATCATCCGCGGCTTTGCCATGGGCTTTCTCTTTGTTCCCCTGACCACCGTAGCGCTATCGGGTTTGCAGGGCGCCGAGGTGGCGCAGGCGACCGGTCTGACCAACATGTTGCGACAGCTGGGCGGCTCCTTTGGCCTGGCGGCCATCTCCACGTTCATCGAACGAGACCTGGCCTTCCATCGCCATGAACTCAGCATGCATCTGACCCCCTTTTCAGCATCTACTCGGCAATTTCTGCAAACAGTACAGCACGGGCTGGTGCAACAGGGGATGGACCTGACCACGGCCCAGCAGAGCGCCTATGGGCTGCTCAACCAAACACTTATCCGCCAGGCCCTGGTTATGACTTATAACGATGCATTCTTCTACGCAGGATTGTTCTTTCTGCTATGCATTCCGCTTTTACTCCTGCTGCCTCGTTTGCGCCCGAGTGTATCGGAATCCCATTTGATTCTTGAATAA
- a CDS encoding TolC family protein translates to MMLVILLSCLLHGAADTLWTPQLAVQRVLQVYPSLEASRQALQIAWLQVEEARTGYWPSLQLSGTYVRQDPVPEFPLGTERFAVQPHNLYNGGLEASYVLLDFGRRAAQEHLAQTQVQQQEAALETQRQTLMLQTLAHLYRIRLLDEQLQVQEQTIAALQTARRMAQARQAAGTATELDVRLAETRLAEATSRYIQLRSEKHQQILAIRQLLQLVPDTTLALQATIVPLDTFPSLEQLLSWTYQRHPALQELAAAEAGVQFQIQYLQAQYRPLLHVGATAGIRNGYPLDLNKPHFNTALQLQLQLPLFDGGARALRLEEARTRLNQIRTRQQETRQTLATRLRQQYTELQALNAQLQEARLQLEHAQLAVDFARTHYRNGTATIMELLEAEVRLAQARLQLHSLQYALLMQQCTLLQLAGVLPEYLGKLP, encoded by the coding sequence ATGATGCTTGTAATACTTCTGAGTTGTCTGCTGCATGGAGCGGCCGACACCTTGTGGACGCCTCAGCTGGCTGTTCAACGGGTGTTGCAGGTATATCCTTCGCTGGAGGCAAGCCGACAGGCATTGCAGATTGCCTGGCTGCAGGTAGAAGAAGCGCGTACAGGCTACTGGCCCAGCCTGCAATTAAGCGGCACGTATGTGCGTCAGGACCCTGTGCCTGAATTCCCGCTGGGTACCGAGCGCTTTGCCGTTCAGCCTCACAATCTCTACAACGGGGGACTGGAAGCCAGCTACGTGCTGCTCGATTTTGGCCGGCGTGCGGCCCAGGAACACCTGGCCCAGACGCAGGTCCAGCAGCAGGAGGCCGCGCTCGAAACGCAGCGTCAGACTCTGATGCTGCAGACACTTGCCCATCTGTACCGCATCCGATTGTTGGACGAACAGCTGCAGGTACAGGAGCAGACTATCGCTGCGCTACAAACAGCCCGGCGGATGGCGCAAGCGCGTCAGGCGGCCGGCACCGCCACGGAACTGGACGTGCGCCTGGCCGAAACGCGCCTGGCCGAGGCCACCAGCCGGTATATTCAGCTGCGCAGCGAAAAACACCAACAAATCCTGGCTATCCGCCAGCTGCTCCAGCTTGTGCCAGACACTACGCTGGCACTGCAGGCCACCATTGTGCCCCTCGATACCTTCCCGTCGCTGGAGCAACTTCTAAGCTGGACGTATCAGCGCCACCCTGCCCTTCAGGAATTAGCCGCGGCGGAGGCAGGCGTACAATTTCAGATTCAGTACCTTCAGGCCCAGTATCGCCCTCTGCTGCATGTAGGCGCTACGGCGGGCATTCGAAATGGCTATCCGCTGGATCTGAATAAGCCGCATTTCAACACAGCCCTGCAGCTACAGCTGCAGCTGCCCCTCTTCGATGGCGGCGCCCGTGCGCTGCGCCTGGAAGAAGCACGCACCCGGCTGAACCAGATCCGGACGCGCCAGCAGGAGACCCGCCAGACGCTGGCAACCAGACTACGCCAGCAGTACACCGAACTACAGGCTCTCAACGCCCAGCTTCAGGAAGCCCGCCTGCAACTGGAACACGCGCAGTTGGCCGTCGATTTTGCTCGCACGCATTACCGAAATGGTACGGCAACCATCATGGAGTTGTTAGAGGCGGAAGTCCGGCTGGCCCAGGCTCGGCTTCAGCTCCATTCCTTGCAGTATGCATTGCTAATGCAGCAGTGCACCTTGCTTCAGTTGGCCGGCGTGTTGCCTGAATATCTCGGGAAGCTTCCATAG